A single genomic interval of Rhizobium leguminosarum bv. trifolii WSM1325 harbors:
- a CDS encoding CDP-alcohol phosphatidyltransferase (PFAM: CDP-alcohol phosphatidyltransferase~KEGG: mno:Mnod_5546 CDP-alcohol phosphatidyltransferase): MVWVWEDGPIKLANVVTLSRGLLIAPILLLLSYGYAGPALVLYLIASMTDLVDGWLARRTKRASEYGARLDAIVDNIFSVAILFFLLSSYPGLASRHGVALTVLFGGPVIYLLVSWLLTRRLLMFHFWSAKAGALLLFALWPLLYITGWEAFIPLAATVVGLSRLEQVIFILRGGVDQDAPHMFASVERSHE, from the coding sequence ATGGTTTGGGTTTGGGAAGATGGTCCAATCAAGCTCGCCAACGTGGTGACGCTCAGTCGTGGCCTGTTGATAGCCCCTATATTGCTGCTTCTGAGCTATGGGTATGCTGGGCCGGCGCTTGTCCTCTACTTGATTGCATCCATGACCGACCTCGTCGATGGATGGCTCGCCCGACGGACGAAGCGAGCTTCCGAATACGGTGCCCGCCTTGACGCCATCGTCGACAACATCTTCTCCGTCGCCATTCTGTTTTTTCTACTCTCGTCATACCCCGGCCTCGCGTCCCGCCACGGAGTTGCGTTGACAGTCCTGTTCGGCGGCCCGGTGATCTATCTGCTCGTTTCGTGGCTGCTGACTCGACGCCTGCTGATGTTCCATTTTTGGTCCGCGAAGGCCGGCGCGCTTTTGCTATTCGCGTTGTGGCCGTTGCTTTATATCACGGGATGGGAGGCCTTCATTCCACTGGCTGCGACCGTCGTCGGGCTCAGTAGACTCGAACAGGTGATTTTCATTCTGCGCGGAGGTGTCGATCAGGATGCGCCACACATGTTCGCCTCGGTGGAACGGTCCCATGAGTAG
- a CDS encoding class II aldolase/adducin family protein (PFAM: class II aldolase/adducin family protein~KEGG: adolase/adducin) translates to MAHSLNTAPSPAGGPNQPKLDTDDIWQARVDLAACFRMAARLGMEEGICNHFSAVVPGYDDLFLVNPYGYAFAELTASMLLICDFHGNVVSGSGQPEATAFYIHARIHKNIPRAKAAFHTHMPYATALSMTEGDPLIFAGQTALKFYGRTAVDQNYNGLALDAREGDRIAAAIGDADIVFMKHHGVMVCAPNIAEAWDDLYYLERACEVQTLALSTGREVLAVAPEIAEAAYRQMREGDPESARLHLESVKRALDRSEPEYKR, encoded by the coding sequence ATGGCGCACTCCCTCAATACAGCCCCCTCGCCCGCCGGCGGCCCCAACCAGCCGAAACTCGATACGGACGACATCTGGCAGGCCCGCGTCGATCTTGCCGCCTGCTTCCGGATGGCGGCAAGGCTCGGCATGGAGGAAGGGATCTGCAACCACTTCTCGGCCGTCGTCCCTGGATATGACGACCTGTTCCTCGTCAACCCTTATGGCTACGCTTTTGCCGAACTGACGGCATCGATGCTGTTGATCTGCGATTTTCACGGCAACGTCGTGTCGGGCAGCGGGCAGCCCGAGGCCACCGCCTTTTACATCCACGCCAGGATTCACAAGAACATTCCCCGCGCCAAGGCGGCGTTCCACACCCATATGCCTTATGCCACCGCCCTTTCGATGACGGAGGGCGATCCCCTGATCTTTGCCGGGCAGACCGCCTTGAAATTCTATGGACGCACGGCCGTCGACCAGAACTACAACGGCCTGGCGCTCGATGCGCGCGAGGGCGATCGCATCGCCGCCGCAATCGGCGATGCCGACATCGTCTTCATGAAGCACCACGGCGTCATGGTCTGCGCACCTAACATCGCCGAGGCCTGGGACGATCTCTACTACCTCGAGCGCGCCTGCGAAGTGCAGACGCTCGCCCTGTCGACCGGACGCGAAGTCCTTGCCGTCGCGCCTGAGATTGCGGAAGCGGCGTACCGGCAAATGCGCGAAGGCGACCCGGAGTCGGCCCGGCTCCATCTGGAGTCCGTGAAGCGCGCGCTTGATCGCAGCGAGCCCGAATACAAGCGCTGA
- a CDS encoding bifunctional deaminase-reductase domain protein (PFAM: bifunctional deaminase-reductase domain protein~KEGG: pst:PSPTO_0835 riboflavin biosynthesis protein RibD domain-containing protein), with product MVEITTLSEVTIDGKLSLGATASSKGLFDFYGDDLRAWFHGQRAAHDAIMVGAGTVLSDDPELTVRHAPGPNPLRIVPSSMGRLPLDAKLLNDGHPTVVVVSRSAKEADIEALKSKPNVEVVRCGERRVDLPGLMNILDARGIKSMIVEGGSRLLHSLHEARLVHRIVIKHIPVITGSADAPSYMRPDEYSRPFELSKWRLVECFTKSGIAVTIYEPGTART from the coding sequence GTGGTTGAAATAACAACTCTGTCGGAGGTCACTATCGACGGCAAACTGTCGCTGGGGGCGACGGCTTCCAGCAAGGGTCTGTTCGATTTCTATGGCGACGATCTTCGCGCGTGGTTCCATGGCCAGAGAGCGGCACACGATGCCATCATGGTCGGTGCCGGCACCGTCCTTTCGGACGATCCAGAACTCACCGTGCGTCACGCACCAGGGCCAAATCCGTTGCGGATCGTACCCTCGTCCATGGGCAGGCTGCCCCTCGACGCAAAGCTTTTGAACGACGGCCATCCGACGGTCGTCGTCGTCTCCCGCTCCGCGAAGGAAGCCGATATCGAAGCGCTCAAAAGCAAGCCCAATGTCGAAGTGGTGCGATGTGGCGAACGCCGGGTCGACCTCCCCGGCTTGATGAACATTCTCGATGCTCGCGGGATCAAAAGCATGATCGTCGAAGGCGGAAGTCGCCTGCTGCACAGCCTGCACGAGGCGCGGTTGGTCCACCGGATCGTCATAAAACATATACCCGTTATCACTGGATCGGCGGACGCCCCGAGCTATATGCGCCCTGACGAATACAGTCGGCCGTTCGAATTGTCGAAATGGCGATTGGTCGAGTGCTTCACAAAGAGTGGGATTGCCGTGACGATCTACGAGCCTGGAACGGCGCGCACATGA
- a CDS encoding hypothetical protein (KEGG: psb:Psyr_1616 Rieske [2Fe-2S] region), with product MSEAASWIGQDLPPIVRDGIEYFLLSYQSELYLIPNRCPHRGGPFKFGFINERNRIVCPMHHNAYSIEKLIARDTTLKLTAEPV from the coding sequence ATGAGTGAGGCGGCAAGCTGGATCGGTCAGGACCTTCCCCCGATTGTCAGGGACGGAATAGAGTATTTTCTACTTTCCTACCAAAGCGAGCTTTACCTGATCCCGAATAGGTGCCCTCACCGTGGAGGGCCGTTCAAATTTGGTTTCATCAATGAGCGTAATCGGATTGTCTGCCCGATGCATCACAACGCCTATTCTATTGAGAAGCTGATTGCACGCGATACGACCCTCAAACTGACCGCGGAGCCAGTATGA
- a CDS encoding glycosyl transferase family 25 (PFAM: glycosyl transferase family 25~KEGG: ret:RHE_CH01041 putative glycosyltransferase protein), with amino-acid sequence MNMRTAPAALMPALHPVSLRVNTYLINLDRAPLRRFRMERLLASFGLAFERVAAVDGAGLSLPHPGFDEASYLRRHGRRPNPFEIGCYLSHVECAKRFLGSHAEFALILEDDLDFDDDLAELLDAALEHQARWDILRLSTVNTGRKHKVEPLTASRSLAIALTREKGSGAYLINRKAAGWIADVLVPMRLPYDLAFDLEFDDGLSACFVDPLPVSQRADPCSQIQAGLSTYRLGRRRPWSVLPYRAAAELRRFAARFSRLAAWRMRN; translated from the coding sequence AATCTCGACCGTGCGCCATTGCGCAGGTTTCGAATGGAGCGCCTGCTGGCAAGCTTCGGCCTTGCCTTCGAGCGTGTGGCGGCGGTCGATGGCGCAGGGCTGAGCCTGCCGCATCCGGGCTTCGACGAAGCATCCTATCTCCGCCGGCACGGCCGCCGGCCGAACCCTTTCGAGATCGGCTGTTATCTGAGCCACGTCGAATGCGCCAAGCGGTTCCTCGGCAGCCATGCCGAGTTCGCGCTCATTCTGGAAGACGATCTCGATTTCGATGACGATCTGGCCGAGCTGCTCGACGCCGCTCTCGAGCACCAGGCGCGCTGGGACATCCTGCGGCTGTCGACCGTCAATACCGGGCGAAAGCACAAGGTGGAGCCGCTGACCGCATCGCGCTCGCTCGCCATCGCGCTGACCCGCGAGAAGGGCTCCGGCGCCTATCTGATCAATCGCAAGGCGGCGGGCTGGATTGCCGATGTGCTTGTCCCCATGCGCCTGCCCTATGATCTCGCCTTCGATCTGGAGTTCGATGATGGGCTGAGCGCCTGCTTCGTCGATCCGTTGCCGGTCAGCCAAAGGGCCGATCCCTGCTCGCAGATCCAGGCAGGGCTTTCGACCTACCGGCTGGGCCGCCGCCGGCCGTGGAGCGTGCTGCCGTATCGCGCTGCCGCCGAGCTGCGCCGCTTTGCCGCCCGCTTCAGCCGGCTCGCGGCATGGCGGATGCGAAATTAG
- a CDS encoding Cupin 2 conserved barrel domain protein (PFAM: Cupin 2 conserved barrel domain protein~KEGG: ret:RHE_CH01071 hypothetical protein): protein MKMRKFTIADASLERSPGQEADISVGNLVDERHGGPITIGYGRYAPGQSLTETMAVDDVMIVLEGRLSVSTDGGTVTAGPGEIVYMPKGETVTIHSHEEGALTAYVTHPHWRPAHA, encoded by the coding sequence ATGAAGATGCGGAAGTTTACGATCGCCGATGCGTCGTTGGAGCGTTCCCCCGGACAGGAGGCAGACATCTCCGTCGGCAATCTGGTCGACGAGCGGCACGGAGGGCCGATCACTATCGGTTATGGACGTTACGCACCCGGCCAGAGCCTGACCGAGACGATGGCGGTCGACGACGTGATGATCGTTCTGGAAGGCCGGCTTTCGGTCTCGACCGACGGGGGAACGGTCACCGCCGGGCCTGGCGAGATCGTCTACATGCCCAAGGGTGAAACGGTGACCATCCACTCGCACGAGGAGGGCGCGCTCACCGCCTATGTCACCCATCCGCATTGGCGGCCGGCACACGCCTAG
- a CDS encoding signal transduction histidine kinase (PFAM: histidine kinase dimerisation/phosphoacceptor; PAS fold-4 domain protein; ATP-binding region ATPase domain protein~SMART: ATP-binding region ATPase domain protein~KEGG: sensory transduction regulatory protein), with the protein MQKTPPAHFEAASTLDVVVSSNEPLLFLSDDQKVIAASASFCRVFDIDPKTVCGRRLSEIGNGEWAMPQLASLLTATALGSANIEAYEIDFRRPNQKTRHLVVNARTLDDGDIDHIRLLLAITDVTDVRAEARLKDDLVRDNAILLQEVQHRVANSLQIIASVLMQSARRVQSEEARGHLHNAHHRVMSIAALQRQLSMSNSGKVELRTYFTQLCQSLGASMIADPDRLSIQVMVDDSAVEADVSVRLGLVVTELAINALKHAFPVERPGAIVIAYRSSGKDWTLSVTDNGIGMPAGRDAPKAGPGTGIVEALAKSLHGDIQLSDAGPGTAVTIRHRESAGLRTDLSTAASEPNGLRNAIPAEPMRLAPPI; encoded by the coding sequence ATGCAAAAGACACCCCCAGCGCATTTCGAAGCGGCGAGCACTCTTGACGTGGTGGTATCGTCCAATGAACCGCTGCTGTTCCTCTCCGACGACCAGAAGGTCATCGCAGCGAGCGCATCCTTCTGCCGGGTCTTCGACATCGATCCCAAGACAGTTTGCGGCCGACGCCTCAGCGAAATTGGAAACGGCGAATGGGCAATGCCCCAGCTTGCGTCACTGCTGACGGCGACCGCCTTGGGCAGCGCCAACATCGAAGCCTACGAAATCGACTTTCGACGGCCAAACCAGAAAACACGGCACCTGGTCGTCAACGCGCGGACGCTCGATGATGGCGACATCGATCATATTCGCCTGCTTCTGGCCATCACCGATGTGACCGATGTGCGCGCCGAAGCTCGGCTGAAAGATGATCTCGTTCGCGACAATGCGATCCTGCTGCAGGAAGTCCAGCACAGGGTCGCAAACAGCCTTCAGATCATTGCCAGCGTTCTCATGCAGAGCGCCCGGCGGGTCCAGTCGGAGGAAGCGCGCGGGCATCTCCACAATGCCCATCACCGGGTCATGTCGATTGCGGCCCTGCAACGCCAACTCTCCATGTCCAACAGCGGCAAGGTTGAACTCCGTACCTATTTCACTCAGCTTTGCCAAAGCCTCGGCGCGTCGATGATTGCTGACCCCGACAGGCTTTCGATTCAGGTGATGGTCGATGACAGCGCCGTGGAGGCGGACGTTTCCGTACGCCTGGGGCTTGTCGTGACTGAGCTTGCCATCAACGCCCTCAAGCACGCCTTTCCCGTGGAACGACCAGGCGCAATCGTCATCGCCTATCGATCATCCGGCAAGGATTGGACTCTCTCCGTTACCGACAACGGCATCGGCATGCCTGCAGGTCGCGACGCACCAAAGGCGGGACCGGGGACCGGCATTGTGGAGGCGCTGGCAAAGAGCCTGCATGGTGACATTCAGTTAAGCGATGCGGGTCCCGGCACGGCCGTCACAATCCGCCACCGGGAAAGCGCCGGTTTGCGAACCGACCTTTCTACGGCGGCTTCGGAACCGAATGGCTTGCGAAACGCTATCCCTGCGGAGCCCATGCGGCTCGCACCTCCAATCTGA
- a CDS encoding histidine kinase (PFAM: ATP-binding region ATPase domain protein; histidine kinase HAMP region domain protein; histidine kinase A domain protein~SMART: ATP-binding region ATPase domain protein; histidine kinase A domain protein; histidine kinase HAMP region domain protein~KEGG: ret:RHE_CH01042 two-component sensor histidine kinase protein): MISSENRAHFSASCSSLRRSTPFRLAVTFGVLFVVTFILSGAIIYHMLRLGLERDLEQSLHEMNSLIVSTYNPGDTEDLINTLNNYASFQSTSDGLYSLTDAGGRKLAGNFAAPRIPNGVYTVTSRDVGLKAHERYRMQVSTIGPYSLVVAENFNDVDEMLRIVLVSFEWAAAIVVATAIGGGVFLAVRAQARLDRVALTMNDVSHGALDARIAITGNGDDLDTVAIQINAALERLQRLVESMRQVSADIAHDLKTPLNRLRLTLDAAVAGNDQQADVSALLDEARHESDRINATFEALLRISQIEAGARKERFQATDIDAVLAVISEVYVDVAEDALMALDITERCPALIRGDRDLLTQMIANLVENAINHCPDGTDITVSLRCQGGRAIVSVADTGPGIPAGERDKVFRRLYRLDKSRATPGSGLGLSLVKAIADLHSAKITMADNHPGLIVSIGFPLISAAGANFASAMPRAG, encoded by the coding sequence ATGATCTCGTCCGAAAACCGCGCACACTTTTCGGCATCATGCTCGAGCCTGCGCAGGAGCACGCCGTTCCGGCTTGCCGTCACCTTCGGCGTGCTCTTCGTCGTCACCTTCATCCTGAGCGGTGCGATCATCTACCACATGCTGCGCCTCGGCCTTGAGCGTGATCTCGAACAGTCGCTCCACGAGATGAATTCGCTCATCGTCTCGACCTACAATCCCGGTGACACCGAGGATCTGATCAACACGCTGAACAATTATGCGAGCTTCCAATCGACCTCCGACGGGCTCTATTCGCTGACGGATGCAGGCGGGCGCAAACTCGCCGGCAATTTCGCCGCACCCCGCATCCCGAACGGCGTCTATACCGTCACCTCCAGGGATGTCGGGCTGAAGGCGCATGAACGCTACCGGATGCAGGTCTCGACCATCGGTCCCTACAGCCTGGTGGTGGCGGAAAACTTCAACGATGTCGACGAGATGCTGCGGATCGTGCTGGTCAGCTTCGAATGGGCCGCCGCGATCGTCGTCGCGACCGCGATCGGCGGCGGCGTCTTTCTCGCCGTTCGCGCCCAGGCGCGGCTGGACCGGGTCGCCCTCACCATGAACGACGTCTCCCACGGCGCGCTCGACGCTCGCATTGCCATCACCGGCAACGGCGACGATCTCGATACGGTGGCGATCCAGATCAACGCGGCGCTGGAGCGGCTGCAGAGATTGGTCGAGAGCATGCGGCAGGTGAGCGCCGATATCGCCCACGATCTGAAGACGCCTCTGAACAGGCTGCGCCTGACGCTGGATGCCGCGGTGGCCGGCAACGACCAGCAGGCGGATGTTTCGGCTCTGCTTGACGAAGCCAGACACGAGAGCGACCGGATCAACGCCACCTTCGAGGCGCTGCTGCGCATTTCCCAGATCGAGGCCGGCGCCCGCAAGGAGCGTTTCCAGGCAACCGATATCGACGCCGTGCTTGCTGTCATTTCCGAAGTCTATGTCGATGTCGCCGAAGACGCACTGATGGCGCTTGATATCACGGAGCGCTGTCCGGCGCTCATCCGGGGCGACCGTGATCTGTTGACGCAGATGATCGCCAACCTGGTGGAGAACGCGATCAACCACTGCCCTGATGGAACCGACATCACCGTTTCGCTCCGCTGCCAGGGCGGCCGCGCTATCGTCTCGGTCGCCGATACCGGCCCCGGCATTCCCGCCGGCGAAAGGGACAAGGTCTTCCGGCGTCTCTACCGGCTCGACAAGAGCCGCGCGACGCCGGGAAGCGGGCTCGGGCTCAGCCTCGTCAAGGCGATCGCCGACCTGCATTCGGCTAAGATCACCATGGCGGACAATCATCCCGGCCTCATCGTTTCGATCGGCTTCCCGCTGATCTCGGCGGCAGGTGCTAATTTCGCATCCGCCATGCCGCGAGCCGGCTGA
- a CDS encoding two component transcriptional regulator, winged helix family (PFAM: response regulator receiver; transcriptional regulator domain protein~SMART: response regulator receiver~KEGG: ret:RHE_CH01043 two-component response regulator protein) encodes MIGLMRILLIEDDRKTSDYIAKGFSEAGHVCDVVGDGRDGLFQAQREAYDVIVVDRMLPGLDGLAIVRSLRAAKVGTSALFLTSIGGVDDRVEGLEAGGDDYLVKPFAFSELMARVNALGRRPPVQEQRTVLKVADLELDLIRREARRAGQVIELQPREFTLLEVLMRGEGRVITKTMLLERVWDFHFDPKTSVVETHISRLRAKVDKPFQVQLLHTVRNTGYSLHAPR; translated from the coding sequence ATGATCGGGCTGATGCGAATCCTGCTTATTGAGGACGACCGGAAAACATCCGATTATATCGCCAAGGGCTTCTCCGAGGCCGGGCATGTCTGTGACGTGGTTGGCGACGGCCGCGATGGGCTGTTTCAGGCGCAGCGCGAGGCCTATGACGTCATCGTCGTCGATCGCATGCTGCCGGGTCTCGATGGCCTGGCGATCGTGCGTTCACTGAGGGCTGCCAAGGTCGGCACATCGGCGCTGTTCCTGACGTCGATCGGCGGTGTCGACGATCGGGTCGAGGGGCTGGAGGCGGGCGGCGACGATTATCTGGTCAAGCCCTTTGCCTTCTCCGAGCTGATGGCGCGCGTCAATGCGCTTGGCCGGCGGCCGCCGGTGCAGGAGCAGCGGACGGTGCTGAAGGTTGCCGATCTCGAGCTCGATCTGATCCGGCGGGAGGCCCGCCGCGCCGGCCAGGTGATCGAGCTGCAGCCGCGCGAATTTACCCTGCTCGAGGTGCTGATGCGCGGCGAAGGCCGGGTCATCACCAAGACGATGCTGCTGGAGCGGGTCTGGGATTTCCACTTCGATCCGAAGACCAGCGTCGTCGAGACCCATATCAGCCGGCTGAGAGCCAAGGTCGACAAGCCGTTCCAGGTCCAGCTTCTGCATACGGTCCGCAACACCGGATACAGCCTGCATGCGCCTCGCTAG
- a CDS encoding response regulator receiver protein (PFAM: response regulator receiver~SMART: response regulator receiver~KEGG: rpb:RPB_2945 response regulator receiver domain-containing protein), with amino-acid sequence MNYGKAVVLVVEDSTIIRMSAVDLVFSAGYEALEACDADEAIRILVSRNDIDLVFTDVQMPGTMDGIKLSHYIRNRWPPVRLIVASGAAILEESDLPMGSRAFSKPYDNHAITDAMAHLLSIGNTPELVS; translated from the coding sequence ATGAATTATGGCAAAGCGGTCGTCCTGGTCGTCGAAGACAGCACGATTATTCGGATGAGTGCCGTCGATCTGGTCTTCTCTGCGGGTTACGAAGCGCTTGAGGCGTGCGATGCGGACGAGGCAATTCGTATCCTTGTGTCGCGAAACGACATCGATCTGGTTTTCACCGATGTTCAGATGCCCGGCACGATGGACGGCATCAAGCTATCCCATTACATCCGAAATCGGTGGCCGCCTGTCAGGCTGATCGTTGCCTCCGGCGCGGCAATCCTCGAAGAGAGCGATCTCCCCATGGGAAGCAGGGCCTTCTCGAAACCCTACGACAACCACGCAATTACCGATGCAATGGCTCATCTGCTGTCGATCGGGAACACGCCTGAGCTGGTAAGTTAA
- a CDS encoding conserved hypothetical protein (KEGG: atc:AGR_pAT_413 hypothetical protein), whose amino-acid sequence MRTVTGLFDDYSDARSAVSKLEAAGIPSNDISIVSNKAGRIDRDSDVGEDAATGAGIGAAVGGAGGLLTGLGLMAIPGVGPVVAAGWLAATAAGAVAGAVAGGAAGGLIGALTDSGVPEDDAHLYAEGVRRGGSLVTAKVDDARASEAQAILQGSNWVDPIERRRAYNDQGWTRFDDTLDPYAPEQIAQERDRYRRTI is encoded by the coding sequence ATGAGAACTGTAACCGGACTTTTCGACGACTATTCGGACGCTCGCTCCGCCGTCAGCAAATTGGAAGCGGCAGGCATTCCCTCAAACGACATCAGCATCGTCTCCAACAAGGCTGGCCGCATCGATCGCGACTCTGACGTTGGCGAGGATGCCGCGACGGGCGCCGGCATTGGCGCTGCCGTCGGCGGCGCTGGCGGCCTGTTGACCGGACTTGGCCTGATGGCCATTCCCGGTGTCGGGCCGGTGGTTGCCGCAGGCTGGCTTGCCGCGACTGCAGCTGGTGCCGTCGCCGGCGCCGTCGCCGGTGGTGCTGCCGGTGGCCTGATCGGCGCCCTCACCGACTCCGGCGTCCCGGAAGATGATGCTCACCTCTATGCCGAAGGTGTCCGCCGCGGCGGCAGCCTGGTCACCGCCAAGGTCGACGACGCCCGCGCCTCCGAGGCGCAGGCTATTCTCCAGGGTTCAAACTGGGTCGACCCGATCGAACGCCGGCGTGCCTATAACGACCAGGGCTGGACGCGGTTCGACGACACGCTCGATCCATATGCGCCTGAGCAGATCGCGCAGGAGCGTGACCGCTATCGGCGGACGATCTAA
- a CDS encoding putative cytochrome c (KEGG: bxe:Bxe_B2414 putative cytochrome c), with product MPCSSALAPFVIAALVALGPLPAGAQNNAAPPPAAISHKAKLCQMCHGRKGLPTVKNTPIIAGQHESSLLIALQEYRNGARTDDLMGRIAKNLSDDDMKALAAYFSALPWPAYREPADAASMTRFQALDVEKKCTSCHREGFVGYANTPRVANQKLDYLIKTLSDFHDNKRPNMPSMTALVRNLSADDIAAMAHYLAGL from the coding sequence ATGCCCTGCAGCAGCGCGCTCGCTCCGTTCGTCATTGCCGCTCTCGTGGCTCTCGGTCCGCTGCCGGCTGGAGCGCAGAACAATGCTGCGCCACCGCCGGCGGCAATCTCCCACAAGGCCAAGCTTTGCCAGATGTGTCACGGTAGGAAAGGTCTGCCGACTGTTAAGAACACGCCGATCATCGCCGGCCAGCACGAGTCCTCTTTGCTGATAGCTTTGCAGGAATATCGCAATGGAGCGCGCACCGACGACCTCATGGGCCGGATCGCGAAGAATCTTTCCGACGACGACATGAAGGCGCTTGCGGCCTACTTCTCCGCGCTGCCTTGGCCCGCCTACCGCGAGCCGGCCGACGCAGCGAGCATGACCCGCTTCCAAGCGCTCGACGTCGAGAAGAAGTGCACCTCGTGCCACCGGGAGGGTTTCGTCGGATACGCCAACACTCCGCGCGTCGCAAATCAGAAGCTGGACTACCTGATCAAAACCCTCTCCGACTTTCACGATAATAAGCGCCCGAACATGCCCAGCATGACGGCCTTGGTGCGCAATTTGTCGGCCGACGACATCGCTGCCATGGCTCACTATCTTGCCGGCCTCTGA
- a CDS encoding hypothetical protein (KEGG: csa:Csal_0745 cupin 2 protein) yields the protein MRSYQGRYVLLPSAAPAGSILSRLQKHYDPREMLRLDEMRANLEDELVGPLVAEARSLSDRQDCAGYVANLIPNLKANRPSGFLEFLDSSSNRDHYYRNFLLQSSVDLLAEASASALGVIGEYGEPQSALFRILIDEFGYGVHNKKHSVLYRSTLRGFGLSEEYNAYWLLFDTPTLELHNVIHFMFQSPRNLFLQIGFLLFAEASYQRSTEEHFRYLQRFHPGVDAHYFGEHAHIDIHHSAMVADEVVAPLVSKYGPEVGSEIVAGAELTRLAFERSGDHLLAVTLAFEAAVKAGHAEFGMPTNLASPGRCAVPATNWNTGSALQIGGIGFLTDPSAFKVFPPLSVGREVMP from the coding sequence ATGCGCAGTTATCAGGGTCGTTATGTCCTGCTGCCAAGCGCAGCGCCTGCAGGCTCGATCCTGTCGCGGCTACAGAAGCACTACGATCCCCGCGAAATGCTGCGTCTCGACGAAATGCGCGCCAACCTTGAAGACGAGCTTGTTGGCCCGCTGGTTGCCGAGGCACGCAGCCTTAGCGATAGACAAGATTGCGCCGGGTATGTGGCAAACCTTATACCCAATCTCAAAGCGAACAGGCCGAGCGGCTTCCTTGAGTTTTTGGATAGCTCGAGCAACCGGGATCATTACTACCGGAACTTTCTGCTTCAGTCCTCTGTCGATTTGCTGGCTGAAGCCTCCGCCTCCGCGCTCGGCGTCATCGGCGAATATGGGGAGCCTCAGTCTGCACTCTTCCGCATTCTCATCGATGAATTCGGATACGGGGTCCACAACAAGAAACACAGCGTGCTCTACCGATCAACACTGAGGGGGTTCGGACTCAGCGAAGAATACAATGCCTATTGGTTATTGTTCGATACTCCGACTCTGGAGTTGCACAATGTCATCCACTTCATGTTCCAGAGCCCTCGCAATTTGTTTCTTCAGATTGGCTTCCTCCTCTTCGCCGAAGCAAGCTACCAGCGATCCACGGAGGAGCACTTCCGGTATCTCCAGCGCTTCCATCCCGGCGTAGACGCGCATTACTTTGGCGAACATGCACACATCGACATCCACCATTCCGCAATGGTTGCCGACGAAGTGGTCGCGCCCTTGGTGTCCAAGTACGGTCCCGAGGTCGGCTCCGAGATCGTCGCCGGCGCCGAACTGACGAGACTGGCCTTCGAGCGGTCGGGAGATCATCTGCTGGCCGTGACCTTGGCATTCGAGGCCGCGGTGAAGGCAGGACACGCCGAGTTTGGCATGCCGACAAATTTGGCCTCGCCTGGTCGCTGCGCGGTGCCCGCGACGAACTGGAATACGGGTTCGGCTCTGCAGATCGGCGGCATTGGATTTTTGACCGACCCGTCCGCCTTCAAGGTTTTTCCACCGCTGTCGGTCGGACGCGAGGTTATGCCATGA